TGAACGTGAaagaacgaacgaacgtgaacgaacgagcGTGAACGAACGTCAACGAACGTGAactaacgaacgtgaacgtgaacgaacgtgaacgtgaaatgcaatataggcaggtgaatgaacgtgaacgaatgaacgtaggtgaatgaaacgtgaccttaacgagaacgcgaacgtgaacgatcgtgaacgaaacgtgaacgtcaaatgcaatatatgttatttcgcgtttatcctaatacatctttttgtatcttgcagaaaagacgttgtcggagtcgtccctcaagccggaatggtagctagccctcgaaggaattcgcgcaggcaagtgacgtaattatatatatgattgttatatttgtaatgcaattaagactattagatttaatatacgacacttagacttaccatatatcactatttgagttttagtataagattattagatttgtaattagacttagcatataagattgtgtaaggttctaatatacgacagttacacttaacatatatgactatttgagttttagtataagattatttgagttttaatataagattattatatttgtaattagacttagtatataattattgactagctagggtcctataatatacgtcacctagacttagcatttatcactatttgagttttagtataagattatttgagttttaatataagattattagatttgtgattagacttactatataatttattgactagctagggtcctataatatacgtcacctagacttagcatatgattgttagcatataagattgttaaaacataaatgtctcatgacttagcagatgtttcctgtatgaacagatggctgatcgcgatgaggaacagatattgtacgatacaattgcggagggaagcagccagtactggaacgaagaagaggggaacgaggatccaaaccagtatttgaacgaggaagggaacgtggagagggatgcggaggggaacccggaggggaaccaggaggggcacgggaaaagggatgtggaggggaaccaggaggaggaggctagtggaagtcaaccctccgttggacagaagagggcacgcgggcaacgaggtgccgcgaagaagcttgagggtcggcacatcataacggaagtggacgaagatggccgacctagtgccccggcagaagccgccaagaactatgtacgtcacagcagttgggttgtgcgggataacgtgcctgtcaatacggtgtactggcgcagaacaagggcatgcggagatcatgagagctttgtcccagattcggagaaagagatgttgtggaccacaatgctcgagacattcacccttcccgcgggtacagaggacaaagtgaaaaggtggactctgaagaaaatggcagaacagtttcagagcttcaagggagatctgtactagaaatatatcctgaaggggcagacaccgaacttcgacacattcccaaagctaagggatcattgggacgagttcgttgcatataagacaggtgaacaagggcaggcgatgatggaaagaaacaaagaaaatgccgccaagaagaagtaccatcaccacttggggtcaagcggctatagcgtcgcgatgccgaagtgggaggagatggaggctagcttgcttgagaggggtattgAACCGGCCACtgctaattggccggaacgatcgaagttctggtactatgctcacggtggaacgctcaacccagctgatggctccctggtcttcggcgatcagatacgcgaggctgcgcgtcgactaacagacgaattggaagcctcttctcagggcgcgttccgaccggacagagagaaggacgagctgtcactcgccctgcagactccagagcatccaggacgaacacgagggaaaggggtgattccttcgaagattgggttcaaggaggacatccacacatacaggagtcggatgaggagcaagagagataccgaggcgaagattgcataTCTAGAGTttagggtatcgagctacgagctcagcatgcaagaggaggtggcaagaaAGGTTGATGAACgaatggccgcacatcggtcccatgatccccagccgaccattcctcctgcaatggtgagcccgtcaggaaaccgtagcagctacgcctcaacggggcaggtaggatcacagagcatggacgccatgcaaacccaggatgaatccacctgccccgttgatgacatcactcagcggacaccatgtgagctgcatattcctttcaagaacttatcaataaaggtaagctcgtagtttataaattttagatttggccattccgctagttgctgcttatatatgttgattactaataaataacctctcaccacatgaaggtggcgtcgggcatggccatcccaacggacacttcaggtacttaccactgcaggtcgattccagcaggatactccaaggtcgaagttgagtttgtCGAAGGCGCGTatgaggacctcgagctggattaccctggaggagacggtgagacgcatctacgagacacaagccacgccattattctatggcgcaagcggtacatcatcctccctgggcaacaagcggcgtctcgtgcaccatctcctccggctccgccatctcctcctcaggctccagcaccgtctcctcctcatgctccagcaccgtctccacctcaggctcctgcaccgactcctcctcaggctcctacaccgactcctccgcaagctcctcttccggcaccttccaagtcaagggccccccaagctccaccgcctgcccccacaagggcaacgaagaagacgaaagttgacgccgccaagaacaaggacccggggtacgattgcacgtaagaggagcttgatgcttacgtggcatcagaagtcaagagacaattcaagcctcgaagtccagaaaagaagattcctatatactcgagtgtcaggaacttcttcaggggtatgtctgcacctgccaaggaggccataaagctatcggactatgagcgaacgctcaagaaagcatcttctggaaagtccaaaccagtccctcagcttggagagcaaccaaaccaggagatcgagccattgGTGACCAGTGAAGATTTTGTAATACAAGAATTTATTTATGACACcgggctaactacggatcaatttcTAGGAgacgcaccaatcgaaaaggcggaagtgaaatacatgtacgaactcggtaaaccgcttgtcaagcctgagctgctgcagtccctacccacataaatgtacaagttccatcagctgtacatggagatgagcgccaccggtagagagatgatcggagcgaggatcagggacacggacttcttgcaaggagatgacattctctggatcaatttcaagggaatctacgaactataccagctggacgccctcgacgtctctattatgagttgctggattttgtaagtatatcgttcagttagatttcttactacgtctcctttaattaattaggtccttgtatataagtagactatatataatatatactcccttttatcgttgtagaatagagattcaaagggcccgacggcgggtggttttcgatactggattcatcgaccctcggaaagtaaacgtcgcaatgctcgaccaatatccgcaagccacagaggacaatctcgtccatctcctgaaggcgcagcattacaagacgttcatactgttgtcatacaacacagagttagtttaattttactgtcttcctataccaaatttcattcccatacgaacttgctaagtgtttcatatgtaatgcatcccacgcacattgcagattccactg
Above is a window of Oryza sativa Japonica Group chromosome 10, ASM3414082v1 DNA encoding:
- the LOC136353790 gene encoding actin cytoskeleton-regulatory complex protein pan-1-like, whose amino-acid sequence is MMERNKENAAKKKYHHHLGSSGYSVAMPKWEEMEASLLERGIEPATANWPERSKFWYYAHGGTLNPADGSLVFGDQIREAARRLTDELEASSQGAFRPDREKDELSLALQTPEHPGRTRGKGVIPSKIGFKEDIHTYRSRMRSKRDTEAKIAYLEFRVSSYELSMQEEVARKVDERMAAHRSHDPQPTIPPAMVSPSGNRSSYASTGQVGSQSMDAMQTQDESTCPVDDITQRTPCELHIPFKNLSIKVASGMAIPTDTSGTYHCRSIPAGYSKVEVEFVEGAYEDLELDYPGGDGETHLRDTSHAIILWRKRYIILPGQQAASRAPSPPAPPSPPQAPAPSPPHAPAPSPPQAPAPTPPQAPTPTPPQAPLPAPSKSRAPQAPPPAPTRATKKTKVDAAKNKDPGYDCT